A region from the Gemmatimonadota bacterium genome encodes:
- a CDS encoding Gfo/Idh/MocA family oxidoreductase — translation MELNIGMIGYSFMGKAHSNGFRQLPAFFPELGVTPVLKVICGRNPDAVKDAAETYQWEEYETDWEKVVNRDDIDVIDICTPGDQHLPMALAALKAGKHVICEKPLTNTLAEARELLAVAENTNKKTMVAFNYRRVPAVALARQLIAEGRIGEIYHWRAVYLQDWIIDPDFPLVWRLEKDKAGSGPHGDLNAHIIDLALHLVGNIDSVVGADTTFIKERPLLEAVDGGLGAQGGEQMGQVTVDDATMFLARFQNGALGTFEATRFAAGRRNYNHFEINGSKGSIAFNLQKMNELQFYSRDDEDHIQGFREIIVGEGSQPFMGAWWPPGHIIGWEHTFTHEFRDFFEAIAQDGTFSPDFAEGTKVQAVLEAVVDSAATKTWQDVPKI, via the coding sequence ATGGAACTCAACATCGGCATGATCGGATATTCATTCATGGGCAAAGCGCACAGCAATGGATTCCGCCAATTGCCCGCATTTTTTCCCGAACTCGGTGTAACACCCGTATTAAAAGTAATCTGTGGACGCAACCCCGACGCCGTAAAAGATGCGGCTGAAACATATCAATGGGAAGAATACGAAACCGACTGGGAAAAAGTCGTCAATCGAGACGACATCGACGTCATCGACATCTGCACACCTGGCGACCAGCACCTGCCCATGGCACTCGCCGCATTGAAAGCCGGCAAACACGTCATCTGTGAAAAACCCCTCACAAACACCCTCGCAGAAGCCAGAGAATTGTTGGCCGTGGCAGAAAACACAAACAAAAAAACCATGGTTGCATTCAACTACCGCCGCGTACCCGCAGTGGCATTGGCGCGGCAACTGATCGCCGAAGGGCGGATTGGAGAAATTTATCACTGGCGCGCCGTGTACTTGCAAGACTGGATCATCGACCCCGACTTCCCACTCGTCTGGCGATTGGAAAAAGACAAAGCGGGTTCGGGACCACACGGCGATCTGAACGCGCACATCATCGACCTCGCCCTGCATCTCGTAGGTAATATCGACAGCGTAGTCGGCGCAGATACCACCTTCATCAAAGAACGCCCGCTACTCGAAGCCGTTGATGGGGGCCTGGGGGCGCAAGGCGGCGAACAAATGGGCCAGGTGACCGTTGACGATGCCACCATGTTTTTGGCCCGGTTCCAAAACGGCGCACTCGGCACATTTGAAGCCACGCGATTTGCCGCCGGACGGCGCAACTACAACCATTTTGAAATCAACGGAAGCAAAGGCAGCATCGCATTCAACCTGCAAAAAATGAACGAATTGCAATTCTACTCGCGCGACGACGAAGATCACATCCAGGGCTTCCGCGAAATTATCGTAGGTGAAGGCAGCCAACCCTTTATGGGCGCGTGGTGGCCGCCGGGACACATTATTGGCTGGGAACACACATTCACACACGAATTCAGGGATTTCTTTGAAGCGATTGCACAGGACGGAACCTTTTCCCCCGACTTTGCCGAAGGCACCAAGGTACAGGCCGTTCTGGAAGCCGTAGTCGATTCGGCAGCGACAAAAACCTGGCAGGATGTGCCAAAAATTTGA
- a CDS encoding mandelate racemase/muconate lactonizing enzyme family protein, whose amino-acid sequence MKITDVKATTLKGYKDWNYVKVETDAGISGIGEAHPGEGITDAVTKCLRPMLIGQNPLNVEPLYTRMLDRSTGQSTAGILLGAIGGVETALWDVAGKAIGVPVYQLLGGKYRDRLRMYADVGRGRNRTNTPETWAERAKEGVADGYQSIKFDIDGSANELQHDPVDRGLSLAELDKMEAMVSAVRDAVGYDIDLCIDCHGKYNVRDVLLLAQRLEKFNLMFLEDPVPPENIDAMGKVTASTSIPICTGEWVHRRDGFRRLIENQACDMLHIDISATGGMLEGKKIADLADLYYMPAAFHNIVSPLGMVASAHVGATVRNLHTLELPYHADQIEWRWDLVISDEPLIQDGQFILPEKPGLGVEFNEDLARANVKEGYDFF is encoded by the coding sequence ATGAAAATTACCGACGTCAAAGCCACAACATTGAAGGGCTACAAAGATTGGAACTACGTGAAAGTAGAAACCGATGCTGGCATATCGGGCATAGGTGAAGCACATCCGGGCGAAGGCATAACCGATGCGGTGACAAAATGCTTGCGCCCCATGCTCATCGGGCAAAATCCCCTGAATGTCGAGCCACTCTACACGCGGATGCTCGACCGTTCTACTGGGCAATCTACCGCCGGGATACTCCTCGGCGCAATCGGCGGTGTGGAAACAGCACTTTGGGATGTCGCGGGCAAAGCCATTGGCGTGCCAGTCTATCAATTACTCGGCGGAAAATATCGAGACCGACTGCGGATGTACGCCGATGTGGGCAGGGGACGAAATCGTACAAACACCCCCGAGACATGGGCCGAGCGCGCCAAAGAGGGCGTGGCAGATGGGTATCAGTCCATCAAATTCGACATCGACGGATCGGCAAACGAATTGCAACATGACCCCGTAGATCGCGGGTTATCACTCGCCGAATTGGACAAAATGGAAGCCATGGTATCCGCAGTCCGCGACGCCGTCGGATACGACATCGACCTGTGCATTGACTGCCACGGAAAATACAATGTGCGCGACGTACTCTTACTCGCCCAGCGCCTGGAAAAATTCAACCTGATGTTCCTCGAAGACCCCGTACCCCCGGAAAATATCGACGCCATGGGCAAAGTAACAGCTTCGACATCCATACCGATCTGTACGGGCGAATGGGTCCACCGCAGAGATGGATTTCGCAGGCTAATTGAGAATCAGGCATGCGACATGCTACACATCGATATCTCAGCGACCGGCGGCATGCTGGAAGGCAAAAAAATCGCAGATCTGGCAGACCTATACTACATGCCCGCCGCGTTCCACAACATCGTATCGCCGCTGGGCATGGTGGCATCCGCGCATGTAGGCGCAACCGTGCGAAATCTCCACACTCTGGAACTGCCCTACCATGCAGACCAGATAGAATGGCGCTGGGACCTCGTGATCAGCGACGAGCCATTAATTCAGGATGGACAATTTATCCTCCCAGAAAAACCGGGCCTCGGCGTCGAATTTAACGAGGACTTGGCACGCGCGAATGTAAAAGAAGGGTATGATTTCTTCTGA